CGGGATCAATACCAGGCCGCCCATTGTCTAAACAATATTTATCTTCTACTAAGTCATAAATAAATTCAAAATCAATCGCTTGTTCAACTTTCCTAACTAGATGATCCTCAGGAACAAGTTCATCTAGCGCAACCATTTCAATTTGATTTCTTCCTTCTTTAGTGTGTTTTGATAACATTTTTATCCCCCACAAAAGCTTTATTCCTTTCTATTATACAAAAAAAGCTTGTAGACTTGGTCTAATTCTTAGACTTTGTCTACAAGCTGGAACAGCCATTGATGGCTGTTCTTTTGTGTTGGGGTTATTGCAGTCTGCTTTCGACTTCTTGGCAGATTTGATCGGCACTCAGTCCGCTTGCTTCGATGACAGGGCCTTGAGTCGCTACATTTTGAATACCCATTACATCTGTATCCATTCCTGTCACGACACAGCAGTCACACCCGTTTGCATCTGATTCCTGCTTAAGCTCCACTACTTCATGCCCCTGTGCCCGTAAGGCTTCAACAACGTTAGTTAAGGATTGTTCAACACCAATTCTCATGCCTTTACACCTCCTGGTTCTACATATAGGTTTTTCTTTCAATGAAAAAGATATTCGTCCATTATTTTTTATTTACTTGTCTGCCGCTTTTTTTCTGACTTTGTCCCTCTGAATTTCCCATCTGGGTATCAGATGCAAATTCCACATCGTTTTTGGCCTTTTGTTTTGCCAGCTGTTGAGAAGTTTGGTCCATACTCTTCCTACCCTGCTTAGACATGCTCATCCCTCCTCTGACTTTTATAGAATTAGAATCCCCATTTTCAGGCAAAATATTTGAAGGGCATTCGATTC
The DNA window shown above is from Rossellomorea vietnamensis and carries:
- a CDS encoding YkuS family protein; its protein translation is MRIGVEQSLTNVVEALRAQGHEVVELKQESDANGCDCCVVTGMDTDVMGIQNVATQGPVIEASGLSADQICQEVESRLQ